TCGCGTTCGAGCAGACGCCAGAACACGACGCCATATCGGCGCAGCAACGTCATTGCGATGTGTTCGAGCACGTCGGGATCGGTCGGCGGCGGGCGGTGGGTGGAAGAAGAGGAGGCTGCGTCAGCCGAAGCGGCCGGCCGGCGCCGCACCAGTGCCCAGCGTCCCGCATCGTCCATCCCGCCGATCAGCGCACCGGCGCCGCGCGGACGCCGGCTTCCGTAGTACGCGTTGCGCTTTGCCACGGGCTTGAGCAGAGCGCGCAATCCAGCGAAGCTGTCCGAATTCACGAGCCCTGCCGCAACCAGTTCGCCCAGCGCGTTTTCGAGTTCGATCTTCAGTATCCGCGCTTCCGACAGCAGTTCGTCGAAGAACATCGCGCCGTGCGCGGCGAGCACGTCGTACACCTGCTGGGCGCGCGCGGAAAGCTCGGGCAATTTCGACTGGTCGATCAGCGCGCTCCACATGCCGACATGACGCCGCGGCAGCAACACGATCGGCGTGCTGCGAACCGGCGCACTGGCAGCGCGCGACCGTTCCGTCAAACGCGTCCACACCACCTTGCCCGAGCGGCATAGTTCATCGAGCGACGTGATCGAATAGTCCTTGAGACGGGCCGGCAGGATGTCTTCTTCCCATGCGCCCGCGGCCGCCTGAAAACCCTCGAGCTGATCGACGACCGCAGCGAGCGCATCGCGTCCTTCGCCGCGGGTGTCGGGCGTCAGGTGTTGCCATGCGAACAGGAAGCGCATGAAGTCGTGCCTCTCCACCGGCTCGATCTCGCGACGCAGACGCTTCACCGTATAGCGGTTGATGCGCGCGAGCAGATGCCGTTCGCACCATTGCTCTTCGGTGGCGCCGGGTGTGAAGCGGCCGCGCATCACATAGCCTTGCGCTTCGAGTTGCGTCAAGGCCTGCGTCACCGACGCAACCGGCAACGCCAGCGCGCCTGCGATCTGTGTCACGGGCGACGGGCCGAACCCGGTCATGCGCGCGCGGATCAGCTCAACCAGGGCTTCGTCTTCGTTCCACGCTTCCGTAAAGCCTCTCGGCGCGCGCAGGGACGGCTCCACCGGCGCGTCGGGGAAGAGCGCGCGCAGGCAGGTCAGACGCTCGGCCGGCAGCCAGAGCGCGTTGTCGGCGGCCACCTGCATGCGGGTGGCGCGGCCGCCTGTAGCCAGCGCTTCCAGCCATGCGGGCCAGCCGACGTTGCGCTGCGCTTCCGCTTCGGTGATGCACGCGAGGCCGGTCAGCGCCTCGTGCATTTCGTCGGCGCCCAGGGCTTGCGGCCACGCTTCGTCGCGCACGCTCGCGATCGCTTCGGGGTCGAGCGCGCCGAGATCGTCGGCGGAAGCGGGATCGGTCCAGCGGCGATTGAGCACGGCCTGGGTGCGGCGCTCTTCGAGGGGCGCATCGTCGAGATACGCATAGGGCTTCGCGGTCAGGATCTCGGCGGCAAGGGGCGAAGGCGCCGGCAGATCGCGCGCAACCAGCGTCACGTTGCCCTGTTCGATCCGGCGTAGCAGGCGCAGCCAGCCATCGGTGTCCATCGCTTCATGCAGACAGTCGTCGACCGTCTGGTCGACGAGCGGATGATTCGGCAATTCGCGTTCGCCGACGATGTTCTCCAGACACGCCGCCTGATCCGGAAACACTGCCGCGAGCAGATCGTCGCTGCGCATGCGCTGGATCTGCGGCGCGGTCTTGCGCCCGCCGCTATAACGCGGCAGCGCGAGCGCGGTCGTCGCATTCCAGCGCCAGCGCACACCGAACAGCGGTGCATCGAGCAGCGCCTGGATCAGCAGGTGTTCGGCCGTATTCGAATGCAGATAGCGCCAGACTTCATGGAGCGCGAAGCTGTGGCTGCCGGTCAGCGACAGGATGATCGCGTCCTCGGTCGCCGCCGCCTGCAACTCGAAATTGAACGTGCGGCAGAAGCGTTTGCGCAGCGCGAGGCCCCACGCGCGGTTCAGGCGGCTGCCGAACGGTGCGTGAATCACGAGCTGCGTACCGCCGGATTCGTCGAAGAAGCGCTCCATCACAAGCGTGTCCTGCGTCGGCAGCACGCTCAGCGCGGAACGCGCGCGGGCCAGATACTCGACGATCTGCCGGGCGGCCGTCTCGTCGATGCCGATGTGCTCCATCAGCCAGTCGATCGCGTGTTCGATGTGCGCCGCGAGCATGGCCGGGGCCGTGAGTTCGGTGACTGCGGCGCCGCCGTCGGATTGCCCATCCGCAAGATCCGCAACGGCCGCAACCGGCTGTCCGGCGAACGCAGGTTCAGATGCTTGCATTAGCAACCGGTCGATCTGCGCGCGCAGGCGCGCAACTCCCATCGACAGTTCGTCACTCCGTCCCGGCGCCTCACCGAGCCAGAACGGAATGTTCGGCGACTGTCCGTGCGCATCCTCGACGCGCACGCGCCCCGTTTCCACGCGAAGGATCCGGTACGACGCATTGCCGAGCTGGAACACATCGCCGGCAAGACTTTCGACTGCGAAATCCTCGTTGACGGTGCCGATGTTGACGCCTTGCGGTTCGAGCACCACCGCGTAATCCGCGTTCTCGGGAATCGTGCCGCCCGACGTGACGGCGACCAGCCTGCTGCCGCGCCGTCCGCGCAGCATCCCTCCCACGACGTCACGATGCACGTACGCAGCACGCGGCCCGTGGCGGCTCGTATAGCCTTCCGCGAGCATGCGCAGTACGGCATCGTACTGCTCGCGCGTGAGGTCCGCGTAGGGCGCCGCGTGCCGCACGAGATCGAACAGCGCATCCTCGCTCCATTCCTGGCTTGCCACCTCGGCAGTGATTTGCTGCGCGAGCACGTCGAGCGGCGCGCGCGGGATCTCGAGCGTATCGAGTTCGCCGCGCCGCACGCAGTCGAGAAGCGCGGCGCATTCGATCAGGTCATCGCGCGAGGTCGGAAAGAGCCGGCCTTTCGGCATGCCGCCGACCTGGTGCCCGGAACGCCCGACACGCTGCAAGAATGCCGCAATGCCGCGCGGCGAACCCATCTGGCAGACTAGATCGACGTCGCCGATATCGATGCCCAGTTCAAGCGACGCAGTCGCAATCAGCACGCGCAATTCGCCGCGCTTGAGCTTTTGTTCGGCGTCGAAGCGATGTTCCTTCGACATGCTGCCGTGATGCGCGGCCACCGCTTCCTTGCCGAGCCGTTCCGTCAGATGCCGCGACGCGCGTTCGGCCATCCGGCGCGTGTTGACGAAGACGAGTGTCGTCCGATGCAGTGCCACCAGTTCCGCGAGCCGGTCGTAGACACGGTCCCACACTTCGTTCGGCATCACCGCTTCGAGCGGTACGGGTGGCAGTTCGAGCGCGAGATCGCGGGCCCGCACATGGCCTACATCGATGATCGCGCAAGCGGAGGGCGCGTCGTCGCTGGGGCTGGCGCCGCCGGTCAGAAAGCGCGCGACGGCCGCAACCGGCTTTTGTGTCGCCGACAGGCCGATGCGCGGCAGGCGCCGGCGACACAGCGCGTCGAGCCGTTCAAGACTGAGCGACAGATGACTGCCGCGCTTGCTGCCCGCGATCGCGTGGATTTCGTCGACGATCACCGTGCGTGTAGTCGACAGCATGCGTCGACCGGAGTCTGAACCGAGCAGCACGTATAACGATTCCGGCGTCGTGACGAGAATGTGCGGCGCGCGCTTGCGCAGCGCGTTGCGCTCCTGCTGCGTGGTGTCGCCGGTGCGCACGGCGGTGCGGATATCGAGCGCCGGCAGGCCGCGTTCGGCGAGCTCGTTCGCGATGCCTTCCAGCGGCGTCTGCAGGTTGATCCGGATGTCGTTGGAGAGCGCCTTCAGCGGCGAAACGTAGACGACGAGGGTCGCGTCGGGCAGTGCGCCGTCGTTGGCGAGGCCCTGCTTGACCAGTTCATCGATGGCCGACAGAAACGCCGTGAGCGTCTTGCCGGAGCCCGTCGGCGCGGCGACGAGCGTTGGGCGGCCGCGGCGGATCTCCGGCCAGGCGGCGGTCTGGGCGTCGGTGGGGGCGGGGAAGGTTTTCAGGAACCAGGCGGCGACGGCCGGATGGAAATCGGCCAGCACGCCGGCTGCTGGGGAGCCGGAGGTCATGGAACTGCAATTGGGGGCGCGACGTGCCATTTCCAGAGGGCGTCTCGACGCCCGTCCGTTCGGTGGTCAAGTGGAAAGTCTCGCAGGTTTTGACGAGGCGTGCCAGGCGTGTGGTTTTCAGTAGCCTTTCACGCTTATCGTGCGTCTGAAGAATCGCGATGGTTGCAGTATCGTCGCAGGCTCACCATCCGCGATGGAGCACTGACCATGCGAGACAACCAGCTTGGCCGTACCGGTGCCCGTCAACAATGATCGCAATCTCATCGGGACCCGCCTCGGGTCTGTTGGCGTCTGTCGCGAGGACCGCGACATCTGGGGGTTCCGGTATGGGCGCTACCGGGACGGGTTGGACTGCCCACGTGCCATCGATATAAACGGCCTGACTACGGACCATGCCAGACGCTTCGCCCCGCAATTCAGATGTCAGCTCTCCCCACGACCGTATCGCCATTCTCGAAGATCTGCTCGCTTTTCACTGCGAGCGGAATATGCACGGGGTCGATGCGATATTCGGGATGGTTGCCTGGCTTGAGTGCGGCAAGAGACCAGACCTTTGCGTCGAGGGACTACGCTCAAGAATCCAGTATGCGCAGGTCGGCCTGACCCGGCTCGCGCATGAGCTGGCAATCAGCAACCTCGACACTGACGCTACGCGGGCGGCGATACTGCGCTCGTCGTTTGTCGCATCGCACCCGGAACCGCTGTCGTGAATCCCGATTGCGGGGATGCGGTGCCATGTCCTGCATGAATGCCGGGCGATAAAGCATCGGGAGGCAGGCGCATGGACGAAGTCGCGGTGATCCTGCTCGCGGGGGCAGCGGTCGTAACATTGCTGCCGGCGACATTCATTGTCGGCGTAGTCATGTTCACACGACGTGACGGTGCACCACCCAGTCCAGACTTACTCCGATTATTCAGGATTGCTTCTTGAAACAGCAAAACCGACAGAAAACGCCGATAGCATGATTTATACATAACGCATCAATTTCGCTCATCACCCAAATTCATCCCAATAAATAGAAAAAATGCTATTTATCGTTGTTTGACTAAATTGTTGGGAATTCCAGACGCCCTCGGGAAGTTGATTTGACGTTTATCTCGCACTACTTCCTAAGCCGGACGAGCCGGAACCAAACAGGTAGTACGATGCGTAGCCATATAGCCAGCCGATGCCGAAGTGAACCATGAAGGCCGATCTGATTGAGCGTTACGCGGCGAATTTGCACGGCGTGCTGTCGTGCTTTGACCGAATCCTGATCACGGGCACGCTGCCTGGCGCGTGCTACGCAGCGGGCATGACGAGTTTTCTGAACGCCAACGGCATTCGCCTATTCGACTACGCCAGGTTCGCCGAACCGCTGCGCGAACGCATCCGTGTGCGCGCGCAAGAGGTCTGCGCTGCCGCCGGCATCGAGATTGAGCACGTCAACAAGAGCCACATCCGCAAGGAAGATCTGGTGGCACGCGTGCTGCAGGGGCGTGGCGATGCACCCGGGCTGGTGCACGTCATCTCGGCGATGGAGGCCTGCCCGAGCTACAAGCCGTGGCACGACAAGAGCAGCGGCAAGACCTACCTGCGCCCCGAGACGGGCAAGTGTCTGCACTACTACTTCTACTTCATCGATGACGAACTCGGGCTGTGCTACCTCAGGGTCCCGACCTGGGCACCGTTCGGCTTGCAGTTCTACTGCAATGGCCACGGCGCCGTGGCCCGTGCGCTCAAGCGCGAGGGCATCGGGTTCGTGCAGGCCGACAACGCCTTTTTGCGCATTGCCGATATGGACCGTGCACAGGCCATCGCCGACGCGCTGAGCCCCGATATGCTGCATGAGCGACTGGACCGCTACGCGCAGTGGCTGTGCCCGGTGCTCGACGTGTTCGGCCAGACCTACCACTGGAGCCTGCGGCAGGCCGAGTATTCCACTGACCTGATGTTCCGCAGCCAACAGACGCTGGTGCCGCTGTACGACGTGCTGTCGCGTCAGGCGGTGCTGGCCGCGCACGCCGGGAAAGTAGCCGGCTTCCTGGGCAAGAAGGTCACGCCGCAATTGGCGCAGGAGATCGGCTCGCGGCTGTCCACCCGCATCGAGGGACGCTGCATCAAGCACCATATGGGCGTTGCCAGCGTCAAGGTTTACGACAAGTTCTCCCATGTGTTGCGGATAGAAACCACCATCAACGACGTGAGCTTCTTCAAACACCACCGCAAGGTGGAACACAGGAATGGCCAAAGCACCTACGAACTCGCAGCGTTGAGGAAAACCATCTACAGCCTGTTCGACCTGCGCGAGATCATGCTGGGCTGCAACCAGCGCTACCTCGCGTTTTTGTCGAGTCTGGATGACCCCAGCGCAGGTGAGCGCGACCTTCAACGTTTGAGCCAGTCCCGCGTGGGCAGTAATGAGCGCAGGGTCAAAGGACTCAACTTCTTCAACGGCGGCGAGCAAGCACTGCTGCGTGCCTTGCAGCGCGGCGAGTTCAACGTGCATGGCCTGCGCCGTGCCGATCTGGCCAGGCATGTGGACATGAGCGCCCCGGTGCTGTCCCGACAGCTCTCGCGACTGCGCACACTCGGCTTGATCAAGAAGGTGGCCCATACCTACCGCTACTACCTCACGCGTCTGGGCCGCGCCGCCATCGCTGCTGCCTGTTCTCTCACCCGTTTCAACATCGTTCCAATTCTGGCCGCAGCACACTGAAGTCTTCTCACAAATCGCGAAGACTTAACTTTTTAGTTACTAAATTGCGATCTCGCCCGAAATTGCGAATGCGACGCGTAGCTTCGAATCCCGCGGTTTCGCTTGTTCCTCTCAACGAACCGGTATGCGTATGAATGCTGTAACGAAGTCTCTGACGGATGTGTTGCGCCATCCGAGCGCGCGCCTGACCCAGCGTCTGCGGATCTGGCTCGGTACGCTTGATCTCGGCCTCGACGTGCTCGACTTCAAGGTGCGCGCGGGCCTCTGCAATGACTATACGGTCGATATAACGGTTACGTCGTCGCAGCTGGATATCGACGGCAAGCGCTGCGTCGGGAGGCGGGCGGGGCTACAGATTGACGAACTGGCGACGGTCCCTTCGGTAAGCTATATCGATCCTGTCAACCATGAAGCGGCCACCTTCAACGGAGTCGTCACGCGCTGGAAACGTATCCGTGTGAGCCGCGACGAGGCCGCCTACCAGCTGCGAATCGAGCCACGCTTCGCAGCCCTGCTCAAGCAGATAGTCAAGTCCGAGACGTTCAGGGACAAGACGTTTCAGGAGATCGTCACCGAGCTCGTTGTCGACCGGAAAAACTTCGACCCCTTCGATATCGAGTTCCATCTCGAAGGGGCGCAGGAGAAATTCGAACAGGTCGTCATGTACGAGGAGTCGGTGTGGGCGTTTATTGTCAGGCACGCCAGGCGCAAAGGAATTTTCTGGTCTACAAACAGGGACGCGGCAAGGAAGGCAAGCTCGACACCCTCGTATTTTACGGACAACCCGCGCGGCTATATCCGCTCGCTTGAGCTTCCACTCATGCCGGATTCCGGCCTGACGGGCAACTGGCACGAGGCGGTACTCAAGGTCAACGAAAAGCGTACGCTGGTCGCGGCCTGCATCGAGCTTTGGGAGCGCAACTATCGGACGCCCGAGGACCAGTTACGGGCGACGGCGAACGTCTCCGATGACGCTGACGACCGCTCGGTATTCGGGCAGATCAGTCGCAGCGCGGAATTCCATCTGACGCCGGAACAGGGCGAAGCACTCGCGCAGGTGCGGCGTGACGAGCAGATCGCGCGGCAGGCGACGCTGTCGGGCACGACCAACGCGAAGGGTGTAGTACCGGGCGTCGTCGTAAAGCTGACCAATACGAAGGTCGCAAGCGCCGAATATGGCTTCGTGATTACTTCGATGAAGATGAAGGGCAGCCGTACGAAACCGGCCTACACAAAGTTCAAGGCGATGCCCGCGCACCTCGCCTACCGGCCCGAGTTCGTATACGAGCGGGACTGGAGATTTCTGAATGGCCCCGTCGTCGGCGTTGTCACGACATTTGATACCGCGCCTTACGCGTGTCTCGACGAGTTCGGGCGCTATCCCGTCCTTCCGAAATTTCTCCAGGGTTCGGCGAGCACCGAAAAGCAGGTCCTTTATCTGCGCCTCCTGCGTCCGTCGTCGTCCTATCAGGGCGGCTTTCACTCGCCACTGCTCCCGACGACCGAAGTCCTGCTCGAAGCCGCCCACAACGATGTGGACCGCCTTCACATATCCGGTGCCCTGCACGACTATTCGCACCCTGACGTCGTACACGGCGCACAGGCGATGTTCAGCTATGCAATCTGGCGCTCGCCGCTACGCGGCGCGGAGATCGTCTTTAACGATCTGAAGGACAAGGAAAGCGCGCGCATCGCGACGGTGTACAGCCAGTCGGCGGTGAACCAGGGCTACCTGCTCAACAGCAAAAAGCTCCTGCGGGGTGAAGGATCAGAAATTACGACCCAGGGCTGGGGCACGATGCGAGCCGCCAAGGGGCTGTTCTTCTCGGCGGACGCGGCGGCCGGGGCCGATACGCCGCACCTTGAGATGCCCGCAGCCGTCGCGCAACTCAAGGCGGCATTGCAACGTGTAACGGACCTTGCGGCGGCGACGGCGCAGGCCGGGGCCGACCCTGCCGACCGGGTCACGCAGGCGGCGCTCGTCGACGGCCTGAACCAGCTTCGCGATGCGGGACTGCTCGCCAGCGCTCCGGGCGGCATGGCGTTCGTAACGCCGAAATCGGCGCAGCACTCGGCGGGCCAGAACGTGATCGTCACCGCGGGTCAGGACATGGACGTCAGCGTCGTGAAGCGTCTGCGCATGGTAGCGGGTGACCTGATTTCGTTATGCGCGCACAGACTCGGCATCAACCTGACCGCCGCTAAGGGCAAGTTTACGGCTGCGGCGCTGACGGACGGGATGGATCTGTTCGCGCAGAAGCAGTTGCGTGTCGCGAGTGAGAGCGCGGACGTTCAGGTCGCGGCGAAGTCGAAAATCACGCTGAACAGCGGCGGGGCGTCATTGGTGATTGAAAACGGCAACATGACTTTTCACTGTCCTGGTGCGTTCACGATCAAGGCCGGCTCGTTCACGTTTGTGGGACCCGACAACGTACCCGCCGTACTGCCCGTCCTGCCGAAAGGCGACCTGACGCTCAATGAGCGGTACTCCCATACGAACTGACACCTCATGATTATCAGCCCCCCGTTTCTGCCTGAATCTGGCCTCACTGCTACCGACGGATCGAAGCCCGACCCCATGATGGACGCGGTCGACAAGTTCGAACTCGCGCACGGCATCTACCCGATCGCCTTCGACCGGCGCTGGCATTGCGGCGTCCATCTCGCACCCCACGACCATGGTCCTGTCTATGCGATCGCCGATGGCGAGGTCGTCGCGTACCGGGTCTGCCAGCACGCGATTGACTCGGGCAATGGCAACGCGGGCTTCGTCCTGCTCAGGCACTCGACCGAAACGGGCGATGGTCGCAAACTGACGTTCTATTCGCTCTATATGCATCTGCTGCCGCTCGCGGAGTACCAGCCGTTCGGGCACGACGGGAGACGACTGCCCGAGTTCCTCCGGAAACCTACTGGCCAGGTTGCCCAGGGTGCCGTGGAACCAGCGGTCGCTGGCGGCGACAACACGGTGCGACGCAAGGACGTCATCGGATTTCTCGGGCGTTATGACAGCGTGACCTACACGCACTTCGAGATCTTCACGACGCCGGCCGATTTCGATGCGTACTTCGGCCATACGCAGCTTGGCAACGCCGCGCCGGACACACCGACAGGTTCGGACTGCTGGGGGCACACGTACTACACGATCCCTGCGGGGCAGCAGTTCTACGCGCTCCCTCCGGGAACGGACGCGCACAACAAATTACACGGTATCAAGTTCGAGACGCGGCAGGCGGGGACGAATACGCCGCCGCTCGTCGTCGAGACGTACTTCAGCAAGGGAGCGAAATATACCAACGTCTGGAGCGTCGAGGCGGACGGTTCGCGTACGCAGCTGACGGAGTCACCGGTGTGCGAGGCCGATTACGAATACGATCTTTATCACCGAGCGACGGCGCTCTACGGCACCTGTCCGAGCGACGGCTACGAGATGCTACGTTTCGGGCGCATCCTCTCGACGCCCGCAACCCTCGCCGGCGCAGCCTGTGCGACGTGGGTACAAGTGACCTACGCTGCGGGAAAGCAAGGCTATATCAATATCAACAACGCGGCGATCAAGAAGCTGTCCGACGCGGATTTCCCGTCGTTCATGGGCTTGCAAAAGCTCAGCGACGGCAATACGCCCTTCAGCAGCGACGGCTTGTGCGATATCGACGCGCTCAAGAAACTCGTCAAGGATGCTGCGGACAGCGCACAGCCTACGGTCTCGACACAAACGACAGAAGTACAAAAGGCAGACGAGCTTTCGGGCTACGTCAGGAGCCACGATGGTGTACGCCACGCTCTCCGCGGATTTATCTGCAACGCCCCCAGCGAATGGGATGGTACGAACAACCAGACGCGTTACGCAAAGCTGCTCGACGAGGGCGGTTTCTATTACGGCAACGAGCAGGGCTACAACAAGTTCATCAATTACCTCAAGGAAATCCAGTTCTGCGATACGACCGGCTTGCCCGCCGGGCAGAAGCTCTGGTTCTTCCATCCACTCGCGTTCATCCGGCATTTCAGGAAGTGCGGATGGTTGAGCAAGGACGAGTTTAAGCAGATCTACTCGGATAGGCGCTACAGTAGAAATCAGCGACCATCTCCGGATCAATTGCGTAATACCTACTTGAGGCCGCTAAATCTGGCAGTACGAAAATTTGGTTTAACGTCCCCCGTTCGGCTTGCCCATTATCTTGGCCAAGGTGCCGTTGAAAGCGCATGGCTCGCATCGATGCAGGAAACGAGCATGCTAGGGCACCTCGAAAGTGATGGATTTCATGGAACGGTGATAAATCCGGCGTCGGAAGTTGCAGAATCCACGTTGGGACATTGGTACGGTCAGATTCCTACTGAGGACGATGCTTGGTTCCGCTCGGTAAAATTCAACAGACACGGGGTGCGCATTACGGGTTCATACGACTGGCAGAACGGCAACTGCGATCGAGAAGATTCCCAAAAGTTTCGAGGGCGGGGTTTCAAGCAGCTTACTGGGCGAAGCAATTACGCAGATTACTGGACGTTCAAGGGGTGGATTTTGAGTACGTCGTTTACCGCATCATGGTGGACCGACCCAGCGTATATTGCGCACAATCGCAGCGGTATGACAAAAAAACCCGCGATGATTGATGCCCCTCAGAGAGTTGCCCTTCCTGAGAATAGTCTGGATAGCGGGGGATTTTATTTGCGATTCGAAAGGCCAAAAGTGACTAGACGTATCGACATGGATTCTTCGCAACCGGCTATCTCTGATTCGGACAAGCAAAAAGAACGGCAAATCTCGCGCGACGTTACATATGCGATTAATGGTGGTTATATTGACTGGGAGCGACGGCTTGATTTCACTCGTTCTGCTAAAGAAATTATTTCGTGAGAGTTCGGAAATGCCTAGAATCGGATGGGGTTTGGTTGTGCTGGCATCAGTCTTTCTCGCAGGAGCCGCTCACGCAGATGATACCTATGAGGTAGCTGGTTCCTCAATTACAATCGACAACTCTAGAAAGTGCTCACTTGACAAGCCTCCGCTTTATGCAATCGAGAGTTTCGACAAATCGGCGGTAATGGTCTCAGAAACTGGCTATATCCCAAAACAGGATCTAGCCACTTGTCAAGCTGGGCGGGTAGTCCACGTCCTCTCGATCCCGTCAAATGTGGGGGTACTGTCCGACATAAATCTCTCAAAGGATATTTATGTTGCCCTCGATTTTGTTAGCGTGCGGCCATTCACATATCTGGCTACTGTTGCACGTATCGGAACATCGCGAAACCTTGTGTCGATAAGGGGGGCGTATATTCCGGGCCGGAGACTTAGTGAACTGAGGGAATCCGCTTTTGGTGGTAGCGGCGAGGCGGGGACTGCGATTATCTCTCCCAATGGACGCTATGCCGCGCCAAGCGGCGAAATGGACTGTTCACAAGACGCCTATCCGGGCGTGTGGGACGTTCGGGGCAACCGACGTGTCGTAGCGACGGACGACGCCTGCGCGGCGCTCTTTAAATGAAACGAATCCCTCGAAATGAAATCTCCGATCCGAAAAGGCGACGAACTCGAACACGGCGGCGAAGTGACGGGCGGCTCGCCCTGGACCAACTTCATGGGCCGCCCGCTCGCCCGAAAGGGTGACACGGCTATCTGCAACCAGCACGGCCCGACCGTCATAGACGAAGGTTACGCGCGGTTTCCCGACCGTAATGGCACGGAGGTCGCCTTCCATCATTACCGCTGCGCGTGCGGTTGCCGGCTGATCTCGTCGCTTCAGAACGTCAATATCGAGTAATGCCGGTCGACCTTTCTTTAGCGGGACGCCCTAGCGCCTACCCGCGCCGCCCCCGGTTCTGGCCGTGGTGGTTCTGCATCTGGCTCGCCTGCAACGTATTCGGCGTTGCCATTGCCATGCTGCTCTGGCCGAAAGGCCAGCCAGCAAGCGGAGGATGGTTCTGGTTCTGTTTCGTTGGCGCTCCTAACGGTACGTTCCTGATCCTGTTGGCTATCGAGCGGGCCGGTTACGAGGGGCTCTGGTACCGGGCGCACTGGCGCAACCATCATCGCAGCCGGTGGCTGACGGCGCGACTACGCACGGCGCAGAAGCCGCTTCAGGTGCTCGGCGTCGGGTGCTGTTTGCCGCTTGGCAAACAGACGCTTGCGGACGCGATTGCCGCCGGG
The DNA window shown above is from Paraburkholderia sp. BL10I2N1 and carries:
- a CDS encoding DEAD/DEAH box helicase, which encodes MARRAPNCSSMTSGSPAAGVLADFHPAVAAWFLKTFPAPTDAQTAAWPEIRRGRPTLVAAPTGSGKTLTAFLSAIDELVKQGLANDGALPDATLVVYVSPLKALSNDIRINLQTPLEGIANELAERGLPALDIRTAVRTGDTTQQERNALRKRAPHILVTTPESLYVLLGSDSGRRMLSTTRTVIVDEIHAIAGSKRGSHLSLSLERLDALCRRRLPRIGLSATQKPVAAVARFLTGGASPSDDAPSACAIIDVGHVRARDLALELPPVPLEAVMPNEVWDRVYDRLAELVALHRTTLVFVNTRRMAERASRHLTERLGKEAVAAHHGSMSKEHRFDAEQKLKRGELRVLIATASLELGIDIGDVDLVCQMGSPRGIAAFLQRVGRSGHQVGGMPKGRLFPTSRDDLIECAALLDCVRRGELDTLEIPRAPLDVLAQQITAEVASQEWSEDALFDLVRHAAPYADLTREQYDAVLRMLAEGYTSRHGPRAAYVHRDVVGGMLRGRRGSRLVAVTSGGTIPENADYAVVLEPQGVNIGTVNEDFAVESLAGDVFQLGNASYRILRVETGRVRVEDAHGQSPNIPFWLGEAPGRSDELSMGVARLRAQIDRLLMQASEPAFAGQPVAAVADLADGQSDGGAAVTELTAPAMLAAHIEHAIDWLMEHIGIDETAARQIVEYLARARSALSVLPTQDTLVMERFFDESGGTQLVIHAPFGSRLNRAWGLALRKRFCRTFNFELQAAATEDAIILSLTGSHSFALHEVWRYLHSNTAEHLLIQALLDAPLFGVRWRWNATTALALPRYSGGRKTAPQIQRMRSDDLLAAVFPDQAACLENIVGERELPNHPLVDQTVDDCLHEAMDTDGWLRLLRRIEQGNVTLVARDLPAPSPLAAEILTAKPYAYLDDAPLEERRTQAVLNRRWTDPASADDLGALDPEAIASVRDEAWPQALGADEMHEALTGLACITEAEAQRNVGWPAWLEALATGGRATRMQVAADNALWLPAERLTCLRALFPDAPVEPSLRAPRGFTEAWNEDEALVELIRARMTGFGPSPVTQIAGALALPVASVTQALTQLEAQGYVMRGRFTPGATEEQWCERHLLARINRYTVKRLRREIEPVERHDFMRFLFAWQHLTPDTRGEGRDALAAVVDQLEGFQAAAGAWEEDILPARLKDYSITSLDELCRSGKVVWTRLTERSRAASAPVRSTPIVLLPRRHVGMWSALIDQSKLPELSARAQQVYDVLAAHGAMFFDELLSEARILKIELENALGELVAAGLVNSDSFAGLRALLKPVAKRNAYYGSRRPRGAGALIGGMDDAGRWALVRRRPAASADAASSSSTHRPPPTDPDVLEHIAMTLLRRYGVVFWRLLEREADWLPPWGELLRMLQKLEARGLVRGGRFVNGLAGEQFALPEAIPLLREVRRHANDGAFVCVSATDPLNLVGTLLPGDKVPAVSGNRVLYRDGVPVATLVASSFDFPATLDADIREQARMRLTRRY
- a CDS encoding winged helix-turn-helix domain-containing protein, which codes for MKADLIERYAANLHGVLSCFDRILITGTLPGACYAAGMTSFLNANGIRLFDYARFAEPLRERIRVRAQEVCAAAGIEIEHVNKSHIRKEDLVARVLQGRGDAPGLVHVISAMEACPSYKPWHDKSSGKTYLRPETGKCLHYYFYFIDDELGLCYLRVPTWAPFGLQFYCNGHGAVARALKREGIGFVQADNAFLRIADMDRAQAIADALSPDMLHERLDRYAQWLCPVLDVFGQTYHWSLRQAEYSTDLMFRSQQTLVPLYDVLSRQAVLAAHAGKVAGFLGKKVTPQLAQEIGSRLSTRIEGRCIKHHMGVASVKVYDKFSHVLRIETTINDVSFFKHHRKVEHRNGQSTYELAALRKTIYSLFDLREIMLGCNQRYLAFLSSLDDPSAGERDLQRLSQSRVGSNERRVKGLNFFNGGEQALLRALQRGEFNVHGLRRADLARHVDMSAPVLSRQLSRLRTLGLIKKVAHTYRYYLTRLGRAAIAAACSLTRFNIVPILAAAH
- a CDS encoding type VI secretion system tip protein VgrG — translated: MNAVTKSLTDVLRHPSARLTQRLRIWLGTLDLGLDVLDFKVRAGLCNDYTVDITVTSSQLDIDGKRCVGRRAGLQIDELATVPSVSYIDPVNHEAATFNGVVTRWKRIRVSRDEAAYQLRIEPRFAALLKQIVKSETFRDKTFQEIVTELVVDRKNFDPFDIEFHLEGAQEKFEQVVMYEESVWAFIVRHARRKGIFWSTNRDAARKASSTPSYFTDNPRGYIRSLELPLMPDSGLTGNWHEAVLKVNEKRTLVAACIELWERNYRTPEDQLRATANVSDDADDRSVFGQISRSAEFHLTPEQGEALAQVRRDEQIARQATLSGTTNAKGVVPGVVVKLTNTKVASAEYGFVITSMKMKGSRTKPAYTKFKAMPAHLAYRPEFVYERDWRFLNGPVVGVVTTFDTAPYACLDEFGRYPVLPKFLQGSASTEKQVLYLRLLRPSSSYQGGFHSPLLPTTEVLLEAAHNDVDRLHISGALHDYSHPDVVHGAQAMFSYAIWRSPLRGAEIVFNDLKDKESARIATVYSQSAVNQGYLLNSKKLLRGEGSEITTQGWGTMRAAKGLFFSADAAAGADTPHLEMPAAVAQLKAALQRVTDLAAATAQAGADPADRVTQAALVDGLNQLRDAGLLASAPGGMAFVTPKSAQHSAGQNVIVTAGQDMDVSVVKRLRMVAGDLISLCAHRLGINLTAAKGKFTAAALTDGMDLFAQKQLRVASESADVQVAAKSKITLNSGGASLVIENGNMTFHCPGAFTIKAGSFTFVGPDNVPAVLPVLPKGDLTLNERYSHTN